The genomic region ATATGTGAAGTTGAGTCTCAAGACCAGGAGGAAAAGTCTCTCTCAGAATTCAAGCAGGAGATGGACCTcttattacaagaaaaaatgtctCATGTTGAGGAATTAAGGCAGATTCATGCTGATATTAATGCGGTAAACAagcatttttaactaaatatgtAGATAAATAAGTAACACTTAACAACATGATGATAACAGTTGATTGAGTTTATATAGTGCATAACACATAATGTAATGCATAAgaattagaaagaaaattacagagttgcaaattttctatcacatatattttatgtgttatatatataaatggtaataagtgtaaatatatataaatccAACTTTCTATCTTAGGCATTATGTGCTGTATAAACCCCATTTTAGATACAGTACTCTTCATACAAGCATGTGATTTacctttacaatttttttaacttcagtTAAATATTAACATGTGGTAAAAGCATACAAGTCCTTGCCTCATTTATCATGCAGCATTTCATTTGTGATACAAAACTATGCATTTcctaattttctgttttagaAATTAAGGCTATGGTCAATTACCGTGAATACCCCTTTGTTCTTTTCaattatgtataaaaatagCAGTATTTAAACATTTGATTATAAGTCACCAAGGAGTCAAGATATTGGGAAATTACTAGGTGATACAGTAGTACAACTTTTCTCCAATTTAATTGTTGTATGTTTCCAAATTATCCATAGTGGGTGTCATAATTTTCACAACCCTGTATGATCTTCGTTAGATGGAAGGCGTTATAAAACAGGCTGAAGAGAACCGGCAGAGGGCAATGAATGCAACTTTGCGTTTACATGAGGATTACATCCCATTGAAGAGTGAAATAGATCGATTGAGAAGGGATCATTTGGGTTTAGAAAGACTGCCAGAGCTGCATGAAGAAGAGGGCTCAACAATAACTCCAGAGTAAGTGTTCTACTGTACTCCGAATTAGAATGCCAAGAGAGATCTTTCCACACTAATTGCaaaagtttcataaaaaatttataaatacaaTATGGGACTGTTCTCTCTATTTCACAtcttttcaggaaattttctCAGTTGTACACTTCAGTCAAGAGCCAAACACCTTCATACACTAAAACTGCTGACTGGACAAGACCCATTGCTCCTACTGAAAGTTCTTTGGGCTCTTTAGGCCCTCCACTGCCTCCAACTTTTCTGCCTCCTCCTAATCCTTTAAGATTAGTCACTAGCAAACCGGACCCGGGAAGATCAGCTGGATTGGGCCACTCTCCGCATCCTCCTACTCCTACTTTTAGGtttgttttggtttttccCTGCTTTACCGTGTGAGATTGATTGTTAGTTGCAGGCAACAACCTCCGCCCATGAAGTCATGCCTAAGTTGTCACCAACAAATACATCGGAATGCCCCGATATGTCCGCTTTGCAAGGCCAAGTCGAGGTCGCGCAACCCTAAGAAGCCGAAGAAAAAGGATCATTAATTACGATCAGAGAATTTCTTCTCGTGTTTAGTTTTAGGTTTAAAGGtgaatatgtttttaatatttgtaatttttcctacggaaaatgtttattatagAATAGCTTTTATGTGTTGCAGACTATTGTGCTTTAACTTCTAAActactgaaattttgaagtgAATGAAGGTAAATTTTGCCTTCATGCGCTTTAAAGTTTGATTGGCTTTACATAGGTTTGAACGTTTGATATATTTTGGGCTACTGTGCTTTGACTTTTCAACCTCTGGAACTTTGCAACATATGAAggcacatttttttctttatgcgCTTCAAGATTTATAATTTGCTTAATATAATACAGACGCCTTTATATGTTTGTGGGTTACTGTGCTTTGGCTTCTGAACTGCTGGGACTTTGAAACGCATGAAAGCAAACTTTTcattcacatattttaaagtttatattttgaCTAATATCATATGAGCGCCTTTATGTATTTATGGGCTACTGTGCGTTAACTTCTAAGCTACTAGAACTTTGAAGTGCATGAAGGCAAATTTTgcattactttattttttatcaggtattttagaattaaaatttctttaaactaAAGTACTGATCTATTTTGTTGTATTATACACTTTAATGTACAGGATGGTTCAAATTCGAGGCGTATCATTagaatctcggaaactataagagatacgaggtcgcTTAAATTGATACagttgcgcaatttagtgtccaaaaaaaattccatttcaaatgtggaaaaattccgaatttttagacctttattttctattttaaaaagtatataacATCTTAACATTTGGTTTAGCCGTTTTCGtggtatttgcatttaaaaatcaggATTATATTGTTTTCCCAAATCGCAGTTGTCATGAATAAAGAAATGGATTGAACGAattagtaattattgtttattaatttgttattttcattttggaaataataaattaatttagaactaacataaacaaattatattttaaatcatgGAAccaagataatttttttaaaagaaattatttaaggaaattcaaaatttacaagTGCTGAACGTGTCcactttattttcaaaacatttttttttgtaatcttCATTTAACTTAAACAAAGCATTACAAATAAACTCAGGAtgttcatttaataaatcaatacttgtttggattttttttcttaaattttccaaattttgacttttttctttatagacTCCATCCTTTAAATACCTCCATAATAAATTATCTAAAGTGTTAGGACAAGACTATTTAGATACCATCCTGATACCATAGAATGTTAATATATTTCTTGAGAGGAAATCTtaacaaatattcaattttaccGTTTAGAAATTGTAGGTATCTATTTCCTGTTAACAAGTGTTCAAATATAATAGGTTCAATTATTCGGTTTCTAAGAATACCAACCCAAACACTCAATGACCTATGACCCGgagtttttatttcaacataAGCATGAGGGTTCCCTGTTGCCCACATGAGTAATTTTACtgttatacatttttgcaaTGGTGAACGTAACTTTATCGTTCCACAATATCTTATTAATAAGTGATTGTTTCCATATTTCTTCAGTAATATATCATTACAATATGCTACTCTTATAATTTTGTGATTATCTGTCAATTTTTGTAACAGCAACATTTTATAAGGATGATATCCATATTTATGTAAAAGTGTTcctatattttttgtagatttatcAAAGTATTTACTACCATTTACCGTACAtagatgtggattttttttcaaaaataataacatatttataaatcTGATAAAAGAATTGCCAATTCCGTTCCTTCCttcaaaatacaataaaatttctagTTCTTCATCGCCATTTGTAATAATTgtgcattttttcctttgaaagCTTTTGCACCCCCTTATGCTCCtttctgtataataaaaagtaGACTTAACAGGAGCTGGCATGTGGAGATGAATGCACTGCTACCCCGCTTGCGCTTGAGCAACactattgttgtttttgtaatACAGGCGAATTATTTctaactttctttttttgtatagCTCATTTTAAGGATGTGAAGAAGTAAATGTGACAGCcgagtaaataaaaattactaatgATGTTCGATCCATTTGTTTATGACAACtgcgatttggaaaaacaatgt from Euwallacea similis isolate ESF13 chromosome 28, ESF131.1, whole genome shotgun sequence harbors:
- the LOC136417464 gene encoding zinc finger C4H2 domain-containing protein isoform X2, producing MTAADERGIFAKLEAIKEIRAKTIQLEKLKARLICEVESQDQEEKSLSEFKQEMDLLLQEKMSHVEELRQIHADINAMEGVIKQAEENRQRAMNATLRLHEDYIPLKSEIDRLRRDHLGLERLPELHEEEGSTITPEKFSQLYTSVKSQTPSYTKTADWTRPIAPTESSLGSLGPPLPPTFLPPPNPLRLVTSKPDPGRSAGLGHSPHPPTPTFRQQPPPMKSCLSCHQQIHRNAPICPLCKAKSRSRNPKKPKKKDH
- the LOC136417464 gene encoding zinc finger C4H2 domain-containing protein isoform X1, whose protein sequence is MTAADERGIFAKLEAIKEIRAKTIQLEKLKARLICEVESQDQEEKSLSEFKQEMDLLLQEKMSHVEELRQIHADINAMEGVIKQAEENRQRAMNATLRLHEDYIPLKSEIDRLRRDHLGLERLPELHEEEGSTITPEKFSQLYTSVKSQTPSYTKTADWTRPIAPTESSLGSLGPPLPPTFLPPPNPLRLVTSKPDPGRSAGLGHSPHPPTPTFSCRQQPPPMKSCLSCHQQIHRNAPICPLCKAKSRSRNPKKPKKKDH